Part of the Aquimarina sp. TRL1 genome, AGGATTTAGTTCTGCGAGTTTGTATAAAAAGATAGGAGATTCCTATTATTTCAACGGAGAGTTGGATGAATCGGTTTCCTGGTATGAACGTCTGATCAGCGAGTATGGAGATGATATGGAGCCAGAGTATTTATTTCGGTATGCACAGGGATTAAAAAGTAAACGCAGATATGAAGAAGCAGATAGAATCATGGAAGCATTTTATACCAGTGCAGGGAATGATCTTCGAGCATCCTCCTTTATGAGTACTCGAAATTATCTGGATTTTATAGACATGCAGTCAGGAAAATTCCAACTATTGAAATTAAGTGTTAACTCACCTCATTCGGACTACGCTCCTAGCTTTAACCACCAGGGGCAACTAATTTTTGCTTCTTCCAGAGAAGGTCAGAATATGACAAAGACCTTACACGAATGGAATGAAATGCCTTTTTTGGATTTGTATTCTTCTGATGTAATAGAAGGAAATGGGGACTTAAGTGCTCCCAAAAAACTAAAAGGGAAGATCAATACAAAGTTTCATGAATCTTCTACGACCTTTAGTAAAGATGGAAAGACAATGTATTTTACAAGAAATAATTATAGCCATAGAAAGGTAGGAACAGATTCAAAAGGGACAATTTTATTAAAACTATACAAAGCTACCTTAGATGGTAATAAATGGAAAGATGTAGAAGAATTACCATTTAATAGTGAAGAATATTCAGTAGCGCATCCATCGTTAAGTGCAGATGGGAAACAATTGTATTTTGCCAGTGATATGCCTGGTAGTTATGGGTTATCCGATATTTATGTAGTAGACATTTTAGAAGATGGAGGGTATGGAACCCCTCGTAATCTGGGAGATCATATCAATACAGAAGGTCGAGAGACGTTTCCTTATATCAGTGATTCAGGAGTGTTGTATTTCTCTAGTGATGGTCATACCGGTTTAGGAGGATTGGATGTATATATCTCTATTCAGGATCATTTTAATTTTTCAGTTCCATATAATGTTGGACGTCCGATTAATGGTCCTAGAGATGATTTTTCCTTTGTACTGAATGAAGCCACAAAAATGGGGTATTTTGCGAGTAATCGAGATGGAGGTATTGGGAATGATGATATTTATAGTTTCCGTCAAAAGGAAGATTTAATAGCGAGTTGTAAACAAATGGTGTCAGGTAATGTGACAGATGAGCAAACATCTGCCACTATGGGAGAAGCTTTGGTTGTTTTGTTAAAAGACAATGGAGAAGAAATCACCCGAACCTTAACAGATGATGAAGGGAAATATTCCTTTGAGATAGATTGTAATACATCATACCTGATTCGTGCCTCACAGGTTGGTTATAGTCCATCCGAAGAGCTTCTTACAACCAATGCTAGTCTGGCAGAACAATACGAGGTTTCTTTTGTGCTTAAACAGGGTATTTTAGAGGAGAAAGAAGTTGAAGAAGGGGACGACTTAGCAAAATTACTTTCATTAGAAGAGATTTATTTTGATTTGGATAAGTCAAAGATCCGACCAGATGCCGAAGTGGAATTACAAAAGATTATTGTAGCGATGAAAGAGTATCCTCAATTACGTATAGATGTTCGTTCTCATACGGATAGTAGAGGAGATGATAGCTATAATCTACGTTTAAGTGATCGTCGAGCAAAGAGTACGATCAAATATATTATAGAGAAAGGAGAGATTGACCCGGGTAGAGTGACAGGAAAAGGATATGGAGAAACGGAATTGGTTAATAAATGTGAAGACGGAGTTCCATGTGCTACCAAAGAACATCAGGAAAACAGAAGAAGTGAATTTATTATTGTGAAATAATTACATATCCCGATAATTATAATTAAGTGATAAAGCCAATGCTTATTTTTTATAAGTACTGGCTTTTTTTTGTAAGTGATTTATTTTCAGAGTAACATAGAAAAGAAGAAAAAGGCATCACATGTTTTCTGCAAAATATAGCAGGAATACCCGTAAATCTTTTTTTTAATGATTCTATATTATAGGGATGGGTATTTTATAAAATTCAAAAAATGAAATAGTTATTTTTTTGAAAAATGTAAAAAACAAAGGCGAAAAGCTTATAGCTCACTAAAATGCTTTAAAATTTGTATTTTTGCAAGACTTTTTAATATATAAAAATATAAAGTATGGCATTCGATATTGATATGATTAAAAAGGTTTATAGTCAAGTAGCAGAACGTGTTACAGCAGCACGTGAGATTACAGGTAAACCTTTGACCTTAGCAGAGAAAATTTTATATAGCCACCTATGGGATGGAAAAGCAGATAAGGCTTTTTCAAGAGGAAAAGATTATGTGGACTTTGCTCCGGATCGTATCGCATGTCAGGATGCAACAGCACAGATGGCTTTGCTACAGTTCATGCAGGCAGGTAAAGTCAAAGTTGCAGTACCTACTACGGTACACTGTGACCACTTAATTCAGGCAAAAGTTGGAGCAGATAAAGATTTGCAAACCGCTTTAAATACAAGTAACGAAGTATTCAATTTCTTAGAATCAGTTTCTAATAAATACGGAATTGGATTCTGGAAACCTGGAGCCGGAATTATTCATCAGGTAGTTTTGGAAAACTATGCTTTCCCAGGAGGAATGATGATTGGAACAGACTCTCATACAGTTAATGCAGGAGGGTTAGGAATGGTTGCAATTGGAGTTGGAGGAGCAGATGCAGTGGATGTAATGGCTGGGATGCCATGGGAGTTAAAATTCCCTAAATTGATAGGAGTAAAGCTAACAGGAAAGCTTTCGGGGTGGACGGCTCCAAAAGATGTAATACTAAAAGTAGCTGGAATTCTTACAGTAAAAGGAGGAACCGGAGCGATAATAGAATACTTTGGTCCCGGAGCAGAAGCAATGTCCTGTACAGGAAAAGGAACGATCTGTAATATGGGAGCGGAAGTAGGAGCTACTACCTCTACTTTTGGATATGATGAATCAATGGAACGTTATTTACGTTCTACAGATCGAAGTGATATAGCAGATGCAGCTAATGAAGTAAAAGAACATTTAACCGGAGATCCAGAAGTATATGCAAACCCTGAACAGTATTTTGATCAAGTTATCGAGATTAATTTGTCAGAGTTGTTACCACACCTTAACGGACCTTTTACTCCTGATTTAGCAACCCCAGTAGGAGAAATGAATAAAAAGGCGACAGAAAATGATTGGCCTTTGAAAGTAGAATGGGGATTAATCGGTTCTTGTACCAACTCTTCTTATGAAGATTTATCAAGAGCGGCTTCGATAGCACAGCAAGCTATTGATAAAGGATTAAAAACAAAAGCAGAATTTGGGATTAATCCAGGATCAGAACAAGTACGATATACGGCAGAAAGAGACGGTTTATTAGATATTTTTGAAAAACTGGATGCAAAAATATTTACTAATGCATGCGGACCATGTATCGGACAATGGGCAAGAGAAGGAGCAGATAAGGCAGAGAAAAACTCAATTATACATTCTTTTAACCGTAACTTCGCGAAGCGTGCCGATGGAAATCCAAATACACATGCCTTTGTGGCATCTCCGGAGATGGTAGCAGCTGTAGCAATTTCAGGAAGGTTGGATTTTAACCCCTTAACAGATAAGTTGGTGAATGAGAATGGAGAAGAAGTTATGTTGGATGAACCAACAGGATGGGAGTTACCTCCAAGAGGATTTGATGTAGAAGATGCGGGATATTTAGCTCCTGAAGAAGATGGGTCGCATGTTAATGTAGTAGTAAATCCTGATTCAGAGCGATTAGAATTATTAACGCCATTTGCTGCCTGGGATGGAAAAAATATCACAGGAGCTAAATTGTTGATCAAAGCATTTGGAAAATGTACAACAGACCATATCTCAATGGCAGGACCTTGGTTGAGATACCGAGGACATCTGGATAATATTTCTAATAACTGTCTGATAGGTGCAGTAAATGCCTATAATAAGAAAACAAATTCTGTAAAGAGTCAGATTACTGGAGACTATGATGCTGTTCCGGCTACACAGCGAGCATACAAAGCAGCAGGGATCCCAACAATAGTTGTAGGAGATCACAACTATGGAGAAGGATCTTCCCGAGAACATGCTGCAATGGAACCTCGTCACCTTGGAGTAAGAGCTGTAATTGTAAAATCATTTGCTCGTATTCACGAAACAAACCTGAAAAAACAAGGAATGTTAGGATTGACATTTGCTAATGAAAATGACTATGATTTAATTCAGGAAGATGATACCTTTAACTTCTTGGATCTGGATCAATTTGCTCCAGATAGACAATTAGCATTAGAAATAGTACATGCAGACGGAACAAAAGATACGATCCAATTGAATCATACATACAATGATTCACAAATAGAATGGTTTAAAGAAGGATCAGCACTTAATCTTATTAAAAAGCAAAATTCTTAATAGCATATAAACTCATTTTACGAGTTATTATCAATATTAAAAACTCCTCAGGAAAAGCCTGAGGAGTTTTCTTTTTTTACAAAAATTATAAATATGTAACTTTGCTTATATGGTGCATCAAAACATAAAAGTAGCAGTTGATGGCGTTGTTTTTGGGTATAAAGACAATATATTAAGCGTACTATTAATAAAAAGAGATATTCCACCCTTTCAGGAATATTGGGCATTACCCGGAGGATTGGTAAAAGAAGAAGAAAGCCTGGAAGCAGCAGTAGAGCGAGAATTAAAAGAAGAAACAAATGTAACTATTGATTACCTGGAACAATTGTACTCTTTTGGAGAGGTAGGACGTGACCCCAGAAACAGGGTCATTAGTATTACGTACTTTGGTCTGGTGAAACCAGAGCATTATACGATCAAAGCCGATACAGATGCGAATGATGTGCAATGGTTTGATATTCAGGAACTCCCGGCTCTTGCTTTTGATCATACAACTATTATTGAAGCTGCCAAAGAACGATTAAAAAACAAGTTGACGTACGAACCTATAGGATTTGATTTGCTAGCAACTAAATTTTTATTCTCGGATTTAG contains:
- a CDS encoding OmpA family protein, producing the protein MVKKIRISIILMAVLSSVVFSQEKQLTKADNDFERFAFVDARKVYLKVAEKGFSSASLYKKIGDSYYFNGELDESVSWYERLISEYGDDMEPEYLFRYAQGLKSKRRYEEADRIMEAFYTSAGNDLRASSFMSTRNYLDFIDMQSGKFQLLKLSVNSPHSDYAPSFNHQGQLIFASSREGQNMTKTLHEWNEMPFLDLYSSDVIEGNGDLSAPKKLKGKINTKFHESSTTFSKDGKTMYFTRNNYSHRKVGTDSKGTILLKLYKATLDGNKWKDVEELPFNSEEYSVAHPSLSADGKQLYFASDMPGSYGLSDIYVVDILEDGGYGTPRNLGDHINTEGRETFPYISDSGVLYFSSDGHTGLGGLDVYISIQDHFNFSVPYNVGRPINGPRDDFSFVLNEATKMGYFASNRDGGIGNDDIYSFRQKEDLIASCKQMVSGNVTDEQTSATMGEALVVLLKDNGEEITRTLTDDEGKYSFEIDCNTSYLIRASQVGYSPSEELLTTNASLAEQYEVSFVLKQGILEEKEVEEGDDLAKLLSLEEIYFDLDKSKIRPDAEVELQKIIVAMKEYPQLRIDVRSHTDSRGDDSYNLRLSDRRAKSTIKYIIEKGEIDPGRVTGKGYGETELVNKCEDGVPCATKEHQENRRSEFIIVK
- a CDS encoding aconitate hydratase; the protein is MAFDIDMIKKVYSQVAERVTAAREITGKPLTLAEKILYSHLWDGKADKAFSRGKDYVDFAPDRIACQDATAQMALLQFMQAGKVKVAVPTTVHCDHLIQAKVGADKDLQTALNTSNEVFNFLESVSNKYGIGFWKPGAGIIHQVVLENYAFPGGMMIGTDSHTVNAGGLGMVAIGVGGADAVDVMAGMPWELKFPKLIGVKLTGKLSGWTAPKDVILKVAGILTVKGGTGAIIEYFGPGAEAMSCTGKGTICNMGAEVGATTSTFGYDESMERYLRSTDRSDIADAANEVKEHLTGDPEVYANPEQYFDQVIEINLSELLPHLNGPFTPDLATPVGEMNKKATENDWPLKVEWGLIGSCTNSSYEDLSRAASIAQQAIDKGLKTKAEFGINPGSEQVRYTAERDGLLDIFEKLDAKIFTNACGPCIGQWAREGADKAEKNSIIHSFNRNFAKRADGNPNTHAFVASPEMVAAVAISGRLDFNPLTDKLVNENGEEVMLDEPTGWELPPRGFDVEDAGYLAPEEDGSHVNVVVNPDSERLELLTPFAAWDGKNITGAKLLIKAFGKCTTDHISMAGPWLRYRGHLDNISNNCLIGAVNAYNKKTNSVKSQITGDYDAVPATQRAYKAAGIPTIVVGDHNYGEGSSREHAAMEPRHLGVRAVIVKSFARIHETNLKKQGMLGLTFANENDYDLIQEDDTFNFLDLDQFAPDRQLALEIVHADGTKDTIQLNHTYNDSQIEWFKEGSALNLIKKQNS
- a CDS encoding NUDIX domain-containing protein, with product MVHQNIKVAVDGVVFGYKDNILSVLLIKRDIPPFQEYWALPGGLVKEEESLEAAVERELKEETNVTIDYLEQLYSFGEVGRDPRNRVISITYFGLVKPEHYTIKADTDANDVQWFDIQELPALAFDHTTIIEAAKERLKNKLTYEPIGFDLLATKFLFSDLEKLYTTILEKKIDRRNFRKKILGFGILEELDEKVSEGRGRPANLFKFNKKQYFMLKEKGFLFDIK